In Archocentrus centrarchus isolate MPI-CPG fArcCen1 chromosome 24, fArcCen1, whole genome shotgun sequence, one DNA window encodes the following:
- the rnf217 gene encoding E3 ubiquitin-protein ligase RNF217 gives MGRAKSGMENDGPIADACKMPSFISGFEEGRVKLSRNLPTQTSFTDGKVERTLGDLNRRVTRSDSRLSLDESDRDPGEKDAEGNNNNNCNGGGGARRRASAVEILRKNFGDSKSPPFSLNGGSRMHCGAEHENPEGSVNDTQDYGPDCGGSTKSDGETGEAVVENKPTSSELPSSDVRGVEFLTITGQCHHTSDNSSSTATLEEPVSAKEHVYCTVYCIANDSRGKDAEITDRSDETVTPNASERDLETGRDAGSSPEPPPYTLDDLVDPFGDMSHRLYAEQAGAELAIQSCRVCMEEKTIVPMHCCRKAVCDECLKLYVSSQVQVGKVFISCPITECSGNLEEGLVISHLTKEEVAKYRYFLELSQLDSSTKPCPQCNQFTSLKTHTPSRSEHKYKIQCSNCQFVWCFKCHAPWHDGLKCRDYRKGDKLLRTWASVIEHGQRNAQKCPKCKIHIQRTEGCDHMTCAQCNTNFCYRCGERYRHLRFFGDHTSNLSVFGCKYRYLPDKPHLRRLIRGSVCASKVLIAPVVILLVVVIGALALVIGLFFFPIYYVCKKRKKQQRTIGSERWI, from the exons ATGGGGAGAGCTAAATCGGGAATGGAAAATGACGGCCCGATAGCTGACGCCTGTAAAATGCCGAGTTTCATCAGCGGCTTCGAGGAAGGGAGGGTGAAATTGTCCCGCAACCTGCCGACACAAACTTCCTTCACGGACGGTAAAGTTGAGCGGACGCTCGGAGATTTGAACCGACGTGTCACCAGGTCAGACTCCCGGCTATCGCTGGACGAAAGCGACAGGGACCCGGGAGAGAAGGATGCGGagggcaacaacaacaacaactgcaacGGCGGAGGGGGAGCGAGGAGAAGGGCGAGTGCTGTCGAGATCCTCAGGAAGAATTTCGGGGATTCAAAGTCTCCCCCTTTCAGTCTAAACGGAGGCAGTCGGATGCACTGCGGAGCGGAGCATGAAAACCCCGAAGGAAGCGTTAATGATACTCAAGATTATGGACCTGATTGTGGCGGGTCTACAAAGTCGGACGGAGAAACGGGCGAAGCGGTGGTTGAAAACAAGCCAACCTCGAGCGAGTTGCCGAGTTCGGATGTTCGGGGAGTTGAATTTTTAACCATTACAGGTCAGTGCCATCATACGAGTGACAACAGTAGCAGCACGGCCACTTTGGAGGAGCCTGTTAGTGCCAAAGAGCACGTCTACTGCACTGTTTACTGCATCGCCAACGACAGCCGCGGAAAAGACGCTGAAATCACGGACCGCTCCGATGAAACGGTCACACCAAATGCATCGGAAAGGGACTTGGAGACTGGACGGGACGCGGGGTCGAGTCCCGAACCGCCACCGTACACATTGGACGACCTGGTGGATCCTTTCGGGGACATGTCCCACCGGCTGTACGCGGAGCAGGCCGGCGCAGAGCTTGCGATACAGAGCTGCCGGGTGTGCATGGAAGAGAAAACCATCGTACCCATGCACTGCTGCAGGAAGGCCGTGTGTGACGAGTGTCTGAAACTCTACGTCAGCTCCCAG GTGCAGGTGGGTAAAGTTTTCATCAGCTGTCCAATCACAGAGTGTAGTGGCAACCTGGAGGAAGGACTGGTGATTTCCCATTTGACCAAAGAAGAGGTGGCAAAATATCGTTACTTTTTGGAGCTGAGTCAGCTGGATTCGAGCACAAAGCCCTGCCCCCAGTGCAATCAGTTCACTTCTCTGAAGACGCACACCCCCAGCCGCTCTGAGCACAAATACAAA ATACAGTGTAGCAATTGCCAATTTGTGTGGTGCTTTAAATGCCACGCGCCCTGGCACGACGGGCTCAAATGCCGCGATTACAGGAAAGGAGACAAGCTGCTACGTACCTGGGCGAGCGTCATTGAGCACGGACAGAGAAATGCCCAGAAATGCCCCAAGTGCAAG ATTCATATTCAGCGTACAGAGGGATGCGATCATATGACCTGTGCGCAGTGCAACACTAACTTCTGTTACCGCTGTGGTGAGCGCTACCGACACCTGAG ATTTTTTGGGGACCACACATCCAACCTCAGTGTGTTTGGCTGCAAGTATCGCTATCTCCCTGATAAACCTCATCTGAGACGGCTAATTAGAGGGTCTGTCTGTG CCTCTAAGGTGCTGATAGCTCCTGTCGTCATTCTGCTGGTCGTGGTGATCGGAGCTCTCGCGCTGGTGATAG gattgttttttttcccgATCTACTATGTGTgtaagaagaggaagaagcagcAGCGCACTATAGGCTCAGAACGATGGATCTGA